Proteins from a genomic interval of Plasmodium reichenowi strain SY57 chromosome 13, whole genome shotgun sequence:
- a CDS encoding putative exported protein (Plasmodium exported protein, unknown function), producing MRVFWVVLCYLDTLVNIVNIKIQVIRLLPNIKNYPFPYNFDYSKIEWNRKLAEVSTYTDDKIKNTSGSNIKEVEHQYNRGEIQIPEGVVGHGYESVRELFPELVDELIVWNYDKELKREKQLYKITYDVLKTFEYNVKAYNNDLLQNMNAVLRPLYKSIVYNDMSLLRLMCGDNMDLNINTNGQLMVNGKTVSNYLTNISFETNIEYIGDDIKSSINKQITLNIGKLLNLSSELIKLQRYIKLLHFIVVRIPLVYYRSANHFLLMFQINAMIILEERLNTVLNLNYLENLNLGKNYYTVNVDTINFLLNDMLRITKSTIDTEVHRSFVKMNKVLNGDLKCLLAIFLYILNEAKSENTKSIQSLEEETEDDINNHPILSNLHKILLDEKNNIKLLKEKFEMFVQNVFNFDINEPSVRNLQQKLYEFRKGEIMSILYIIVHQLITKRQIIKYKEFIDDLQKKGQKYRSLYRRIIDRFVVPQSSGILTFHNDEYDLLLSDFLHIREEGNIHFNLLGGNRTLRTMSKLCLFEINKLKIINKLYIEFMEAIYILHEASVEDPNEKIMSKKKIVFILYLLNKFNNRWV from the exons ATGAGAGTTTTTTGGGTTGTACTTTGTTACTTGGATACTTTG GTCAATatagtaaatataaaaatacaagTTATTCGTCTTCTTccaaatataaaaaa TTATCCTTTTCCTTACAATTTTGATTATTCAAAGATAGAATGGAATAGAAAACTAGCTGAAGTGTCTACATACACAGATGATAAGATTAAAAATACATCAGGTTCTAATATTAAAGAAGTAGAACATCAATATAATAGAGGTGAAATCCAAATACCTGAAGGTGTAGTAGGCCATGGATACGAAAGCGTAAGAGAATTATTTCCTGAATTAGTTGATGAATTAATTGTCTGGAATTATGATAAAGAGTTAAAAAGAGAAAAgcaattatataaaattacTTATGATGTATTAAAAACATTTGAGTATAATGTAAAagcatataataatgatttaCTTCAAAATATGAATGCAGTATTACGCCcattatataaatctatagtatataatgatatgaGTTTATTAAGATTAATGTGTGGAGACAATATGgatttaaatattaatacaaatgGACAATTAATGGTTAATGGTAAAACTGTTTCTAATTATTTAActaatatttcttttgaaactaatatagaatatattggagatgatataaaatcaagtataaataaacaaattaCTCTAAACATTGGAAAGTTATTAAATTTATCTTCCGAACTTATAAAATTAcaaagatatattaaattattacattttattGTTGTTAGAATACCTCTAGTTTATTATAGAAGTGCTAATCATTTTTTACTTATGTTTCAAATTAATGCAATGATAATACTTGAAGAAAGGCTAAATACCGTATTAaatttgaattatttagaaaatttaaatttaggaaaaaattattacacTGTTAATGTTGATACCATAAATTTTTTACTTAATGATATGCTTAGAATAACAAAATCGACTATAGATACAGAAGTTCATAGATCTTTTGTAAAGATGAATAAAGTTCTTAATGGAGATTTGAAATGTTTATTAgctatatttttatatatattgaatgAAGCAAAGTCAGAAAATACGAAATCCATACAATCGTTAGAAGAAGAAACAGaagatgatataaataatcatcctattttatcaaatttgcacaaaatattattagatgaaaaaaataacattaaattattaaaagagAAATTTGAAATGTTTGTACAAAATGTATTTAATTTCGATATTAATGAACCAAGTGTACGAAATCTAcaacaaaaattatatgaattcAGAAAAGGAGAAATTATGAGTATACTTTATATTATAGTACATCAGCTAATTACAAAGAGGcaaataattaaatataagGAATTTATTGATgatttacaaaaaaaaggaCAAAAATATAGATCCTTATATAGGAGAATAATTGATAGATTTGTAGTTCCACAATCATCTGGAATTTTAACATTTCATAATGATGAATATGATTTATTGTTAAGCGATTTCTTGCATATACGAGAAGAAGgaaatattcattttaacCTCTTAGGGGGTAATAGGACCTTAAGAACCATGTCAAAACTATGCCTTTTTgaaataaacaaattaaaaattattaataaattatatattgaGTTTATGGAAGCAATTTATATCTTACATGAAGCCTCAGTAGAAGATccaaatgaaaaaattatgagtaaaaaaaaaattgtatttattttataccTACTTAATAAATTCAATAATAGATGGgtataa